In Helianthus annuus cultivar XRQ/B chromosome 9, HanXRQr2.0-SUNRISE, whole genome shotgun sequence, the following are encoded in one genomic region:
- the LOC110876867 gene encoding uncharacterized protein LOC110876867: MPYQPPPQAPRTQIEEQDDDVEVVPETQETQPEPSKKKNKKGKGKKEDAAAKQKQQWTKIQEEALPKAYINSSTSPIIGNNQQSDSFWQEALDIFHGLMEQGEYRTIDSISSKWRKMNTLIQRFCGFYNTTLANKPSGWNHENVFNEAVHLYENESKSPFPHVRAWQVVKDQPKWKGCRNEVASAKRATKRSNTRKL, encoded by the exons ATGCCATATCAACCACCACCACAAGCACCTCGAACACAAATCGAGGAACAAGATGATGACGTAGAGGTTGTGCCAGAAACGCAAGAAACGCAACCTGAACcttcaaaaaagaaaaataaaaagggaaAGGGTAAAAAGGAAGACGCAGCCGCCAAACAAAAACAACAATGGACAAAAATTCAGGAAGAGGCGTTGCCGAAAGCATATATTAACTCTTCAACGTCTCCTATAATCG GTAACAATCAACAAAGCGATTCGTTTTGGCAAGAAGCCCTTGATATATTCCACGGGCTTATGGAACAAGGCGAGTACAGAACCATTGATTCTATCAGCTCCAAGTGGCGCAAGATGAATACGTTGATCCAACGCTTTTGTGGGTTTTATAACACAACGCTCGCCAACAAACCGAGTGGGTGGAaccacgaaaatgttttcaatgaAGCGGTGCATTTATACGAAAATGAGAGCAAATCTCCTTTCCCACATGTCCGTGCTTGGCAAGTTGTAAAGGATCAACCAAAATGGAAGGGATGTCGAAATGAGGTTGCAAGCGCGAAACGAGCAACGAAACGGTCTAACACTAGGAAGTTATAG